Below is a window of Nicotiana tabacum cultivar K326 chromosome 19, ASM71507v2, whole genome shotgun sequence DNA.
gtagatgcgagattcaggTCTTAcaggaaatttcggatgttggaaattgaactctaaggtttatgggctgaaGTTGAATTAAAGGTCTTCAACTAGGTTGTGTcgtcaggcttatatggattagtgtgatgtgggatcacccccaggtatgtgcatggtaaggttacacggcggtTTGATGACTTTGGAACGACTTTGGGAGgaagaacgtatgtttaagtgggggagaatgtaacgactcgaccggtcgttttgagaaattttcaCTTTGCTCGGTaattgaggtcatgagtagctccgtatgatgtattataacttgcgtggatcgtcaattttggttttcaagttattcgaaatcgatttgaaagaatgaatttcatgattgaagctttaagttggaagagtttaccGAGTTTGACTTTatagtatttgacctcagattggagttttgatggttctgttaggtccggatggtgattttggactcgagcgtatgcccggatttacatttggatatttctagaaggtttcggcactaattagcgaaagttgaaaatttgatagtttggaaagttcataagtttgaccgagatttgactttgaggatatcggattcgaattgtggttccgggaattggaaagCTTCATTACGTCATTTgagacttgtgcgcaaaatttgggtttattccgggttgatttgatatgtttcggcgcgagttttggaagttaaaaattcaaagttcatttaagtttaaATTGTGGtacgattcgtcgtttcgatgttgttatatgtgatttgaggcctcgagtaagtccgtattatgttataggacttgttggtatattcggacggggtcccgagtggctcaggTAAGTTTCGGATAATATTTGGACTGAGTTGAATTTTTTGGGGTTGCTGGTTCTGAAGTTCCGCACCCGCGACTAGTATTGCGCAGATGTgatggccgcagaagcgagaccatGAGCGCAGAAGCGAAGAGCACTACTAGGCAGGAGGCCGCAAATACAGAGTTTTCTTCGCATCTGTGAAGGCGCAGATACAGACATTTTATCGCATGAGTGGAAATGGACTGTTGACgaggggtcgcaaatgcgaaaattttTGCGCAGAAGCGATGGTTACTGAGTTTGGGCCTGTTCGGAGAAGCGAAGGTTGGGTCGTACACGCGGGCCCGCAGAAGCGTAAATTGGTTCGTAAATGCGAACAATGCTCGGCAGATTCTATATATttcgaggttttggttcttttacTATAATTTGAGATTTggggctcggattgaggcaatttttaagCGATTTTCATcacatgaattggggtaagtgttctacatcggttttgattatatttcgtgaatctatattcgtttttggtaattgaatTATGAAGTTttaagagaaattgggggggttTTATCTAAAGTTACATAGAGtgaattttttagttttgaacatcgattcggagtcggatttaagtgaaactagtatggttggactcgtaattaaatgggttatcTGATTTTATGAGTTTCATCGGGTTCCGAAGTACGGGccagagtttgacattttggttgactttgggcttttgattaaagatttgacctttatcatttggaattatttccttaggaattatttgatgtatttgaattacctttggctagtttcgggtcgttcggaggtcgatacgcgcgggatggcatgttttgagtatcgtttggcttgcccggtattgaatttggcttgttcaagataagtaacaattctaaatttggtgctgagggtatgaatcccgaatatacgtgttatgtgtttggtgttgaggtgacgcacatgctaggtgacgggcgtgtgggcgtgcaccgtgtgaattatgactcggttatttctgtggtactgtataGTTACTTAATCTTGTCTTTATCCATGAGATTTCTACGTGCTagtgtaattgagttgtgatccatgtttgTGCTACATGCTTAtcttgttgggacccactgaggtcatttctattgttgaactatttgcttaaattgcaattacatacttatagtctatttggccaagcttctcaccatgccaaaagtacttttttcttcaatttgaggtgtttggccaagccttttttgaaaaaaaaatgcttttggataatagcagaagcagttttgaagaagcagaaaaagtagcttctctccagaagcagaagcagttttgacttaTTTTCCTACCAAAAATACCTTTTGCAAATATTATACATACCAAAATAACCTTACTTAATTTAAACTATTAAGTAATATAAAATaacttttggaatgaactttcatatttattggatgatttttgatatatttaaattatcttgaaTAATAAAgtgctttttaattttatttttatattttacttaaataaaataacaaacttaattattatctttaataataaatatttataattatttatctacttatataatattaactattaagcaaATTTTTTCATGTCCTTATTTGTAATTTGACACATAAAAATACTATTTGAAAAGCTTGGCTAAAcacaaattattgttcaaaagtgtttttcaaattgatTAGTCAAACACACAAACTGCTTttctccaaaattatttttttgaaaagcacttttgaaaaaagcaattctcaaaataagctgattttttcagcttggccaaacaggctattagtcatactcattcattgcatatcatatctcagtctccgtTATCATTTGTctcacatcatattatcattgtttggacCGATTGGCATAAGATTTGTGAggccgagagattggagagattaatgactaagtgaggtctggggcctgattgtgaggatatttgtgggatcgggctgcacgccgcaaacagactttattgatttatgacatgattggcttattatagcgtttgggctggatctgcccctctggagtctgcacacccacagtgagcgagGTACCTACTGAGCGAGAGTGCCAAGAGCGAGtgtcgagtgattgggaggactgagtgattggaagGGCCGAGTTACTGTGAgaactgagtgaattgatactctgagagtatgcatatggttttatcactgtgttgcgttgcattcgacatgcacacttgacatacaggcatagagatgcattttcctcatgatgtacggtattacgtcattcatgacttctcatacacattgacatgtaggcatagagatgtactttcctcatgccatctgataatgaaacaATTACCTgttgaaaattttgggaaaaatcacaattttacaaacttactcatattttggtgatttcggtaaaagatttgggttttactgttatacttgaaaaataTGCCTAGTTtccggaactgtgaacgagctgaacattatatctttgagttattacttgtaccgCTTtagttatattgttatgagttgttcctgggtgttggtgttggactctgaccttatCCAAGctagtcactactttcaacctaaggttaagtttgttacttattgagtacatggggtcggttgtactcatactacacttctgctccaccttgcgtgcagatgttggatgttgctgtgtatggcgggagttggatttgaagatgtacctacgttccggtcatagctgcctcttgatcttagtagctttagaattttaatttgttcatgtatattttaaacagatgatgtattttatttcataccagctttgtaaattctaaatcttagaagctcatgatttgtactaccagtccttaagAAATGTATAAAGGTTCAGCTATTTCATCATTCATTtgtcttaataaatctcattaaattagatagttgttaattggcttacttagcgggttggattaggtgcaatcacgactagttggattttgggttatgacattactccctccgttcacttttatttgtcaagtattctaaaaataaatttttatttttacttgtcacttttcgcATATCAAGAGAATCATATTTTTGTTTTACCTGTTTTGCCCTTGGTATTAATTTCTCATTCCAAATTCATTAATACTATAcaccaattaatatgggtatcatgataaattatgtattttagttattattttttaaggaatgTGCGAAGTTAATAGTGGACAATTAAAAATGAATGGAtcaaataaatattaaagtgCTTCAGTAGATTTTACTCTTGTTTAAACAATTTCACTTGCTTGGACTCAAAGGTTGTAAAGCACTTAACAAGCTTTTATATTTAGCACCATTAAATTAGTGGGCTTCCTTTTTgcttaaagaaacaaaaaagatcTCTAGCGGATTCGTTGAATTTCATAACAAATAATAATACTCCCTTCGTCCCGGTCAAGTTGATTaatatttaaagttaaattgaatcagatcaatttaatatttaaatatctaaaaattatattaaaatattataaattataatttttctcatgtcaatatactaaaaaataaatttaaaattttaaacttatataatctaaatttaaagaaataaaaagtatCACATAAATTATAATGAAGAACAATACTGTAATAAATAATACTCACTTCTTATAAAGCAACTTTATACAAACATAAATAAATATCACAAAATCCAAACACTTAAATAACCATCAAAAGATGTGGTGCAGTGGATGATATTACTCAGATGTCTCAAGTTCAAATTCTGAGTATAAAAAAATTATTGATAGAAAGTGCTTCTTCCGAATGGGGTCCTACGCGGAGCGAATCTAAATATTGACGGGTTCCAATACGGATACCAGAAACCGAACggaaaaccaaaaaataaatgCTTTAAGTAAGCGGGAAGAAGCAATAAAAACCTTTACTTTCGTACTTTTTGGCCACAGCTGAAAGATCAAAGATTCGTACTGTTCCTCTCTTCAATTGTCACAGGGAAACCACCTTTCATTTTCGCAGTGAGGTAAGACACGAAGACCGGCTCAACACCTTTTTCTACAACCGGAACCACCTTGAACCGCCGTAAAACACCAGCCACCACCCTCTTCATTTGCAAAAATGCCATTTCTTTTCCTAAACAAATTCTTGGCCCCGCCTGAAAAACAGGATAAGTATACGTGTCCATGGCCACAAAAGTCCAATTATCTGACACGTCATCCTTATCTAACCACCTCTCTGGCCTAAACTCTGCCCAATCTTTTCCCCGTAATTTCTCCACTCTTCCCATTGCATAGGGATGATAACTTACCCTTGTACCCTTTTTAACAAAAGTACCATCTGGCAAAATATTATCCTCTGCTGCAGCTTTAGAATCTATAGGAACTGGTGGGTAAAATCTCATGCTTTCACAAAGTGAAGCATGTGTGTAAATCATGTCTTTCACTTCATCATACACTGGACATTCAGATTTTGCTTTGATCTCTTTCAAGATTTGACTTTCTACTTCTGGGTGTCCAGAAATTAACCAAAAGAACCATGTTAAAGCAGCAGATGTTGTGTCACGGCCAGCCAAAATGAAACTTATAACAATATCTGTAACAAAGTTCTCATCCGAATGGCCAGTGCTTAAAAATCTTGATAGTAAATCCACTGATTCGAGCGATGTTTTTTCTTTGAgttctctttgtttttctttcacGAGCTCTTTAGCAAATTGGCGAACTTCATCAACAGCTGCCCCGAATTTTTTCTCGGACCCAATATTCAATTTTCTCTTGATTTTccataaaaaggggaaaatagcaTTGACTCTTTCACTGCTTAGCCTAACAGCTTCTTCAAAAGCAACTGCGAATTTTGCTTGAGGAAGTGATGGTAATAAATAAGCAGGATCATACCCAAAAGCAATTTTACAAATATTATCAAAAGCAAACCTTTGTAAAATGTCTTGAAAATCAACAACTGTTTTTTTGGCAGCAGCAGTAGCAAGAATTGGAATTAGCCTTTCGTTGAGTTCTGTATCAACAACAGTTTCAACGAAATTGCGAAGAGATTTTGTATTAAACTCATGGCTTGCAACTTGTCTTTGATACTTCCAAATGTCACCGTCCACATTAAATATGCCATCACCAAGAAAATCAGCCATAGTTGTTTTAAGAACATTACCTTTTTGGTAAATGTGAAATTGGGTTTTGAGCATGTGTTGGACATTGGAGGGGTTAGCTGTGAATATTTGGCGAAAACCGAAAGGACGATTGAGAGTGAAAGTTAAGTTGGAAGTGTTTTGAATAACATCACAAGTCCATTGAATTCGACGGTCTTTGTTTGCTAAGATTGAGAAATAGGAACCAATGATTGGATATGATTTTGGGATCTTGCTGGTGGATTTACTGGATGGGAAAACATTGGTTAAAGTGGTTttgatgaagaagaggaagaggaaaggAATGAGGCAAAAGAGTAAAGAGGTTGAAAGCTCCAAGTCTATCATCATTTACTACTTATATCTTTTTGCGgtttaactttttcttttggaTGATGAGTAGAAGCGTTAAGATGTCTATGAATACTTCCTAGAGCTATTTATAGACCTTTGGACtctaacttttattttttaaacattACTAACAATATATCTTCCCACGTGTAAGCATTATAGGCAGTTTTCTTTCTTAATATTAAAGTAAGGCCAAATTCATATACTAAACATCTCAATTGATATTAGGGGTGTGAACGggttttttaattaccaaattaaactaattatgtcggatttttaaatctataaactaaaccactaacaaaaattaaatttttcaatctcgatttttttggcgttttttgaattttttccggtaaaatcttaATAGTATAAAATATACAACTTGTActccaaatatttttttagtCCTATTAAGATACAATTATATAAGGTGTTACtcagaaaaataatacaaaatagcGTGAGATAAGCCAtgacattgtactaaaatattcaacaataaatataataatatCGCATAAAATGAATATAGCTAATAAATAAGTCATAATGAAAatgaacataatctaaaagtattaagtcatactaaaataagtacgactaatatGTATGGCTAATAAGTACTAAGTATTACTTACATgactaaataattttaaaaaaatactatttGCACTATTTAAACAATgcaaaacttaaaaaataaaaaaaaataaaaaaaagattaaatACTATCATTCCTACTATtgaattgaatttattttgttaGCACTAATATTGATTTGGTTTTACTTTGggttttatttgagttactaagaTTTATGGGTATAACATATTGGACTATTCAAAAATtctaagtccaaacttgaaataatacgttaaaagcgagaactatgaaaaagtttaagaaatattcaTTAATTACatatcaaaaaataatttttatgtaattttttttaaaaacttgtaTACATATAATGTCGGATTGGTTTggtatcacaacccaaaatctcacttgtcgtgatggcgcatatctcaatactaggcaaaccaaaaatcccaataaaccaccattttttttaaatttgaaaacaaaataattaaatttgagtTACTAAGATTTATGGGTATAACATATTGGACTATTCAAAAATtctaagtccaaacttgaaataatacgttaaaagcgagaactatgaaaaagtttaagaaatattcaTTAATTAcatatcaaaaaatattttttatgtatcacaacccaaaatctcacttggtatcacaacccaaaatctcacttgtcgtgatggcgcctatctcaatactaggcaagccaaaaatcccaataaaccaccatttcttttaaatttgaaaacaaaataattaaattcagcggaagaaatctcaaaaattcaaatatatcactcccaaaatccggtgtcaccgagtacatgagcatctaatgtgAATACAATGTTTGACTGATAAAAACTACTGCCTGAAaagatagaacagtacaataactgaaggaaagagagacaaggtcagcggacgccaaacaacaaccttgatagtctccaactgatagtactttgaaatctaacaatctccgtatccgaaagcacctggatctgcacacgaggtgcagagtatagtatgagtataactaactcaataagtaacaagactaacctctgggctgaaagaaatggcgatcttcgcaggtacaatccagtaaaaataatggtacaacatgctttcaagttcaacagataaactcagtacaagtgaaatagatcaatactgcatgatataaggaatatgacatcttagTAGCAAGACCTCCTATAGATACTGGTCACCAATTATTCGAAAACTCGGTGCCGTTTATGGCCAGTCCAGCCCCGGGGTGTTtcaacccgtatatatatacacatcgactgacagtcagtcattcagtaccgtataaggccaatccagccctggggtaatttatccccaaatgcaaatgatacagacaagatccatgtccatgtaaattcattacaatataataagtaaggcaagtccatgtcCTGGGAATAATCCAtcccaaacatatatatataagcagtacGTAAGGCAAGCCCATGTCCGGGGAAATCCATTCCGAATATAAATAATCAtatacgctcactggggtgtacagactcgagaggggctcctttagcccaagcgctataagttAACCGCGCTCATTgggtgtgtgtgcagactctcggaggggctccttcagcccaagcgtgatataaagccaatatggcctactgcaggcgggcagtcccgatccgtataataataaaactaataaggcctgctgcaggcgggccgCTCTAGtctataaaatagtaaagccaataaggcctgctgcataCGTGCAAGCGGGCAatcccgatccataaaatagtaaatccaataaggcctgttgcaggcgggcagccccgatccagaacaataataatgtataaagccattttggcatgctgcaggcgggcaaccccaatccatttaataataacatatataaagccaaatggTTTACTGCgttgcgcagctcaatcccataaatatcctcacaatggacaattattactgagtgtgaaatgtatattttagaacaattaattcaacagcatcacgactccatgggtcctaaaatattggtacatagcctaaacatgatctttattactagcctcagcttaattcctctaacacgttccacatgttcagataataacatgattctttaa
It encodes the following:
- the LOC107803887 gene encoding cytochrome P450 94A2-like; the encoded protein is MMIDLELSTSLLFCLIPFLFLFFIKTTLTNVFPSSKSTSKIPKSYPIIGSYFSILANKDRRIQWTCDVIQNTSNLTFTLNRPFGFRQIFTANPSNVQHMLKTQFHIYQKGNVLKTTMADFLGDGIFNVDGDIWKYQRQVASHEFNTKSLRNFVETVVDTELNERLIPILATAAAKKTVVDFQDILQRFAFDNICKIAFGYDPAYLLPSLPQAKFAVAFEEAVRLSSERVNAIFPFLWKIKRKLNIGSEKKFGAAVDEVRQFAKELVKEKQRELKEKTSLESVDLLSRFLSTGHSDENFVTDIVISFILAGRDTTSAALTWFFWLISGHPEVESQILKEIKAKSECPVYDEVKDMIYTHASLCESMRFYPPVPIDSKAAAEDNILPDGTFVKKGTRVSYHPYAMGRVEKLRGKDWAEFRPERWLDKDDVSDNWTFVAMDTYTYPVFQAGPRICLGKEMAFLQMKRVVAGVLRRFKVVPVVEKGVEPVFVSYLTAKMKGGFPVTIEERNSTNL